One genomic segment of Arcobacter lacus includes these proteins:
- a CDS encoding GGDEF domain-containing protein, translating to MKRFLSQLNEIEIKEVAEKKIDSLEKLIILLLKRVHPQNIEVLASILKQALLPSISVEVDDEIEKLFVEIEKNPNLLFNKAVQIHIEKLILKRFEKDKLVVVQKTSDISKLVLMMEEYFNEAISSNGSGTKNILNIREKIESINVAKDGIDALSKLQNELVNAASMIEKEMSSVTNKLESGKSQIQALEEKVKSLEDELTKTKTENMTDHLTGVLTRRAFSDEIKRIESSYNRINTQYAVIFFDLDHFKILNDTYGHECGDVVLSTFGKILNKTVREHDLVGRYGGEEFIAIIHFNLNRELLQFLKRIKTIVTENSFLYQDKKIRITFSAGVAIRNSYPTYENALQKADTLLYKAKESGRNKILLENGMEI from the coding sequence GTGAAGAGATTTTTGAGTCAATTAAATGAAATAGAAATAAAAGAAGTAGCAGAAAAAAAGATTGATAGTTTAGAAAAACTAATTATTCTTCTACTAAAAAGAGTCCATCCGCAAAATATTGAAGTTTTAGCATCTATATTAAAACAAGCCTTACTTCCTTCTATTAGTGTTGAAGTAGATGATGAAATAGAAAAATTATTTGTAGAAATTGAAAAAAATCCAAACCTTTTATTCAATAAAGCTGTTCAAATTCATATAGAAAAACTGATTTTAAAAAGATTTGAAAAAGACAAATTAGTTGTTGTTCAAAAAACTTCTGATATTTCAAAACTTGTTTTAATGATGGAAGAATATTTTAATGAAGCTATTTCAAGTAATGGATCTGGAACAAAAAACATTTTAAATATCAGAGAAAAAATAGAGTCTATAAATGTAGCTAAAGATGGAATTGATGCTTTATCAAAATTACAAAATGAACTTGTAAATGCAGCTTCAATGATAGAAAAAGAGATGAGTTCCGTTACAAATAAACTTGAATCAGGAAAAAGTCAAATTCAAGCTTTAGAAGAAAAAGTTAAAAGCTTAGAAGATGAACTTACAAAAACAAAAACTGAAAATATGACAGATCATTTAACTGGTGTTTTAACTAGACGAGCTTTTAGTGATGAGATTAAAAGAATAGAAAGTTCATATAATAGAATAAATACTCAATATGCTGTGATATTTTTCGATTTAGATCACTTCAAGATTTTAAACGATACTTATGGACATGAATGTGGTGATGTGGTATTATCTACATTTGGAAAGATTTTAAATAAAACGGTAAGAGAACATGATTTAGTTGGTCGTTATGGAGGAGAAGAGTTTATTGCTATTATTCATTTCAATTTGAATAGAGAGCTTTTACAATTTTTAAAAAGAATCAAAACAATAGTTACTGAAAATAGTTTTTTATATCAAGATAAAAAAATTAGAATCACTTTTTCAGCAGGAGTTGCGATAAGAAATAGCTATCCAACTTATGAAAATGCATTACAAAAAGCTGATACACTATTATACAAAGCAAAAGAATCAGGAAGAAATAAAATACTACTTGAAAATGGTATGGAGATTTAA
- a CDS encoding GatB/YqeY domain-containing protein gives MSLKEQLNEDLKTAMREKNVVKRDSIRAINTMIKQIEVDERRVLDDAEVIKLIQRGIKQREEAIAQYSAASRDDLVQKEQEQVDVFMIYLPKQLSDEELESGMKEVISEVGATTIKDMGKVMGVASKKFAGVADGKRINEMVKKLLA, from the coding sequence ATGAGTTTAAAAGAACAATTAAATGAAGATTTAAAAACAGCAATGAGAGAAAAAAATGTTGTTAAAAGAGACTCTATAAGAGCAATAAATACAATGATAAAACAAATTGAAGTTGACGAAAGAAGAGTTTTGGATGATGCTGAAGTAATCAAACTGATTCAAAGAGGAATAAAACAAAGAGAAGAAGCAATAGCACAATATAGCGCTGCTTCAAGAGATGATTTAGTACAAAAAGAGCAAGAACAAGTTGATGTATTTATGATTTATTTACCAAAACAACTAAGTGATGAAGAGTTAGAATCTGGAATGAAAGAAGTAATCAGTGAAGTTGGAGCAACAACAATAAAAGATATGGGAAAAGTTATGGGAGTTGCATCTAAAAAATTTGCTGGTGTTGCTGATGGAAAAAGAATAAATGAAATGGTTAAAAAGCTTTTAGCATAA
- the abc-f gene encoding ribosomal protection-like ABC-F family protein: protein MALIDIQNISKQYDTKVILKDVNFTLNSGQRIAVIGQNGQGKSTLFKIIMRTVEPDSGEMAIDKSIKIEMLDQQPKFKANLTVREAIENQLTELKTAKVEYEKITNELMTNYEDDELLRKQSELASFLEFHNAWDLDNMIERVLIEFQLKQYELKDVNLLSGGEQRRVSLAGLILKKPDVLLLDEPTNHLDVYMVEFLEQLLLKNNFTLLFISHDRYFIDNIATSVVEVDGGTLRKFNGGYSSYLEQKAQILENMQKEHENLLRMVKREAHWMQHGVTARRKRNERRKSEYFDLKQKARSNPAAIRKMSLELQREQKSFNGEEKQQNRKKMLYELDNVYKSLGEKELIQDFTTRILQKDTIAIVGPNGSGKSTLLKIFMEKLKIDKGTFKKGDFNIGYFDQQRDSLDDNKNLLETFCPNGGDRVILDDGRNMHVFGYLKNFLFPREYLDKKVGVLSGGEKNRVALALLFTKKVDCLILDEPTNDLDIPTINILEEYLQNFQGALIFVSHDRYFVDKIAKKLFVFQGNGHIMESFQPYSEYLEIEKELKELDSLEFEIEKEKTSVQVPQQAKKQTKLSYKDQREYDLLPKELEELETKLEEINNCLANPKCYEQKGIVAISKELEETKELYEQKVERFLELEELIESFNS, encoded by the coding sequence ATGGCACTAATCGACATTCAGAATATTTCAAAACAATACGATACTAAAGTTATTTTAAAAGATGTAAATTTCACTTTAAATAGTGGACAAAGAATTGCAGTTATTGGGCAAAATGGTCAAGGAAAATCTACACTTTTTAAAATAATTATGAGAACAGTTGAACCTGATAGTGGTGAAATGGCTATCGATAAATCAATAAAAATCGAGATGCTTGACCAGCAACCAAAATTCAAAGCAAACTTAACAGTAAGAGAAGCAATTGAAAATCAACTAACTGAACTAAAAACTGCAAAAGTAGAATACGAAAAAATCACAAATGAACTTATGACGAACTATGAAGATGACGAGTTATTAAGAAAACAAAGTGAATTGGCTTCTTTTTTAGAGTTTCATAATGCTTGGGATTTAGATAATATGATTGAAAGAGTTTTAATTGAATTTCAGTTAAAACAATATGAACTTAAAGATGTAAACTTGCTTAGTGGTGGAGAACAACGTCGAGTTAGTCTTGCAGGGCTTATTTTGAAAAAACCTGATGTTTTACTTTTAGATGAACCTACAAACCACCTTGATGTTTATATGGTTGAATTTTTAGAACAACTTTTATTAAAAAACAATTTCACTTTACTTTTCATCTCTCACGATAGATATTTTATTGACAATATCGCAACAAGCGTTGTTGAAGTTGATGGAGGAACATTAAGAAAGTTCAATGGTGGATACTCTTCATATTTAGAGCAAAAAGCTCAAATTTTAGAAAATATGCAAAAAGAACATGAAAATCTTTTACGAATGGTAAAACGTGAAGCTCACTGGATGCAACACGGAGTAACAGCCAGAAGAAAAAGAAACGAAAGAAGAAAATCTGAATATTTTGATTTAAAACAAAAAGCAAGATCAAATCCTGCAGCTATTAGAAAAATGAGCCTTGAATTACAAAGAGAACAAAAATCTTTTAATGGTGAAGAAAAACAACAAAATAGAAAAAAAATGCTTTATGAATTGGACAATGTTTATAAATCATTAGGTGAAAAAGAGTTAATCCAAGACTTTACAACTAGAATTTTACAAAAAGATACTATTGCAATAGTTGGACCAAATGGAAGTGGAAAATCAACTTTATTAAAAATTTTTATGGAAAAACTAAAAATTGATAAAGGAACTTTTAAAAAAGGTGATTTTAACATAGGATATTTTGACCAACAAAGAGATAGTTTAGATGATAATAAAAATTTATTAGAAACATTCTGTCCAAATGGTGGAGATAGAGTAATCCTCGATGATGGAAGAAATATGCATGTTTTTGGATATTTGAAAAACTTTTTATTTCCTAGAGAATACCTTGATAAAAAAGTTGGAGTTTTAAGTGGTGGAGAAAAAAATAGAGTTGCTCTTGCCCTGCTTTTTACAAAAAAAGTTGATTGTTTGATACTTGATGAACCAACAAATGACTTAGATATTCCTACAATAAATATATTAGAAGAGTATTTACAAAACTTTCAAGGTGCTTTGATATTTGTATCACATGATAGATATTTTGTAGATAAAATAGCAAAAAAACTCTTTGTATTTCAAGGGAATGGTCATATTATGGAGAGTTTTCAACCTTATAGTGAATACTTAGAGATTGAAAAAGAGCTAAAAGAACTTGATTCTTTAGAGTTTGAAATAGAAAAAGAAAAAACATCTGTTCAAGTTCCTCAACAAGCTAAAAAACAGACAAAACTATCATACAAAGATCAAAGAGAATATGATTTATTACCAAAAGAATTGGAAGAATTAGAGACAAAATTAGAAGAAATAAATAACTGCTTAGCAAATCCAAAATGTTATGAACAAAAAGGAATTGTTGCTATTTCAAAAGAGTTAGAAGAGACTAAAGAACTATATGAACAAAAGGTTGAAAGGTTTTTAGAACTAGAAGAGCTAATTGAGAGCTTTAATTCATAA